Genomic DNA from Vreelandella subglaciescola:
CCAGCGCGGAAAAAGCCTATCAGGCGGGCAGCACGCAAATTCCCGCGCGCGTCGTGGTCAGGGTAAAGGGACCGTTTCAGCGGCGTATTGCCTACGGAAAATACCGCTTGGGTATTGAGCGCGCTTCAGCATGAACATTGATCCGGGGTTATTTCCTGACGTAGCCGATGCACTGGGCATTGATAGCCCTGCCATCGTGGAAAAGGATGCGTACGCCGTACAGTTGCTGAGCTTGTTGTCAGGGCTTCACTCAGCGCGTTTCACTCTGGTGTTTGCGGGTGGAACGAGCTTGGCAAAAGCACATCGCAACCTTTTCCGTATGTCCGAGGATATCGATATCAAGCTGGTGGCTCGTGAAGGCGTGGCAGAGGAGATGTCGAGAACCGCCTTGAAGGCGGCTCGCAAAGCGGTGTTAACCGAGATTACCCAGCTCATCCATGAATCCGCCGTGTTTGAGCTTGACCCCGAGCATGGCATCGCCAAGCGTAATGAATACCGCTATGCCGAATTCACGGTTCGCTATCCCCGGACGCAGGCTGGCATCTCCGCTCTTCGGCCAGACTTGAAGCTGGATATCACGGCCTCTGAGTTGTTTGAGCCTGTCGTAACGTGCTCTGTCAGTTCCCTGTATGCCGATGCTTTGCAACATTCCCCGGAAATAGCGTCTTTTCCCGTGGTCTCTATACAGGCCACGATCAGTGAAAAATTGGTGGCGTTGCTCCGTCGCACCGCGCATGTTGGCCGTGACCGTTCTTGCTACGATGATGAAACCCTGATCAGACACGTCTACGACCTTCACATCATCGCGGCATCCGGCTACGACGCCACGGCATTGAGCAGCTTGATCCACAACGTCGTACAGACGGATGCGGAACAACTCGGGCGTCAACATCCACAATTTTTGGCAGCGCCGATACCCGAGCTACTGTATGGCCTTGAATGTTTGCGTACCAACCCCGTTCATCAAGTGCGTTATGAGCGCTTTATTGGGCCGCTGGTGTATCACGATACCCCGGCATCCTGGCATGTTGCCTTGCAAACGGTGACTGAACTGACTCATAACCTGTTGCGCTAGCCGTCCTTACAGCGTGTTCGTTACCCCTCACGGCATTAGCGAAGCCTCTCTCAGCATTTCCCAGCCAATGCTCAGCGGCGCCAATCTGGCAAGAGGAGTATCAGTGATGATGCTGTCGTTATGCGACATTTACTGTCGCATAACGATGTTATTAATAGGACGAGGTCTGATAGGCGTATGCTGCTAAGTGAAAATGAGCAGTAAACTGAAAGACTTGGGCGATTGGCTGGTCCGCTAATCATCCGGGTTTCGATAGCTAATAAAAAATCAGGAAAGTGATGAAATCTTCACCCAATAATCGAATAAACGCTATTATGAGCGCACTATTGGCGGCTCATGCTGATGCACAGCAGCTGTCCCGCTCATCTTTGAACCGCATGCCCGAGTTCTTTATGGCGGTGCGTGTGGCTGATTATTTTGCCGCGCATTTTCGTAATTTTCATTATCGGCTTGAAGCACAGGTGAAGCGCACCTTTGAGGCTTCTGATATGCCGGCTGAGGAGGTGGAAAAGCTACTTCAAGATTCCGATCTGCGTCCTGATGGCCGCTTCGACCTGGTGTTGCAAACAAGCAAGAAGGGGACAACGGCGCATATTCTGGAGTTTAAGCGTGGCGATACTATGCGCGGACTGATCAGCGATATTCGCCGTTTGGCCAAGGTTTGCGCCTATGCCGACCGCCATAGTTTGCAGACCAACTATCTGGTGCTGACGCGTAGCTGCCCTTCTGAGCGGGATACCACTGATCGCCTGGTTGAGCGGATCAATACCGCGCTTGATGAAATAGATTTGGGTCATATTGGTATCAATGTTGTCTGCTCTGAGAAGCTGGAGCCGTATCTTAACCGTGACCATCAGCCCGTCGCCAACCGTGCTTTTCAAATTGTGGTTCTCGAGGTCCAGAGGTAAATCGGTAGCGAGCGCGGGGCCTCAATGGCGATTGGCATTACGCCAGTAGGCTACTGACTGAGCAGATACGATGCCCTGTGTTGTTCCCAGCGAAATAACCGCCTGCTGAAACGATGCCGCAAACTCCGGCTGATGGCACAGATGCAGGCTGCGTATGATGCGCGAAATACGTAGGTGGTTGTGCCCGCCAGCTTTTAGCCAGATGTGGGTGGCAATATCGAGTTCCGGCAGCGCAACAACCGCTTGGCCTTCGCGGGTCAGGCCGTAAAACCTGAGCATCACGTCCAGCGAATGGCGCTGGCGTTCACGTAGCGCGGTGTCTTCGGCAAATGCCTCGCAGATGCCGTCGGTAAGCAGCGGCGCAAAGGTATTGAAGCGGCTCGCTTCGGGAATGGGAAACAGCCACTGAATGTAGTCGTGGATGTGTTCCAGCCAAAAGGCATCAAGCTGCCAGATGTCGTCAATAGTGCGCTCTTGGTGATCGGGCGCTTCGCCGCGATAAAAGTCGATTAGCGGAGAGATGGAGTGGCTCATGCGTATGGCTCCTGAGGTTAGGGGCTTGTAAGCGCGCCATGAACCCCACCTGTCCCGTCCCGAATCAGGCTGGTAGGGTTTCTTCCCAGCACCAGGGTAGTAGCGCGTCGACATCGTCATCTTCGCCAAGCGTCGGCAACGTCTCGAACACGAATTGCAGGTAGTCGTAGGGCGATAAGCCGTTGGCCTTGGCCGTCTCGATCAGGCTGTAGATCGCCGCACTGGCCTGGGCACCGCTGGGTGTATGACTGAACAGCCAGTTTTTGCGGCCCACCACGAAGGGGCGGATGGCATTTTCAGCCGGGTTATTGTCCAGCGGGATCAGGCCGTCATCGAGGAAGCGCGTCAGGCGATTCCACTGGCCAGCCAGGTAGTGCAAGGCTTTGCCCAGCGCACTCTTGGGCAGGACCTGGGTCAGCGACTTGTCGAGCCAGGTGCGTAACTGGGCGATCAGCGGTCGGCTCTTCTGGTCGCGCAGCGTTTGGCGCGCATCAGGTTCCAGCGTCCTGGCCTGTGTTTCCACCGCGTAGAGCTTGCGGATCTGGTTGAGCGCCCAGCCGGCCTTGCCGGTCTTGCCTTTGGGCTGCACCTTTTGGGCGTCGACGAACTTGCGTCGCGCATGCGCCCAGCAGCCGGCGTG
This window encodes:
- a CDS encoding opioid growth factor receptor-related protein; its protein translation is MSHSISPLIDFYRGEAPDHQERTIDDIWQLDAFWLEHIHDYIQWLFPIPEASRFNTFAPLLTDGICEAFAEDTALRERQRHSLDVMLRFYGLTREGQAVVALPELDIATHIWLKAGGHNHLRISRIIRSLHLCHQPEFAASFQQAVISLGTTQGIVSAQSVAYWRNANRH
- a CDS encoding nucleotidyl transferase AbiEii/AbiGii toxin family protein; its protein translation is MNIDPGLFPDVADALGIDSPAIVEKDAYAVQLLSLLSGLHSARFTLVFAGGTSLAKAHRNLFRMSEDIDIKLVAREGVAEEMSRTALKAARKAVLTEITQLIHESAVFELDPEHGIAKRNEYRYAEFTVRYPRTQAGISALRPDLKLDITASELFEPVVTCSVSSLYADALQHSPEIASFPVVSIQATISEKLVALLRRTAHVGRDRSCYDDETLIRHVYDLHIIAASGYDATALSSLIHNVVQTDAEQLGRQHPQFLAAPIPELLYGLECLRTNPVHQVRYERFIGPLVYHDTPASWHVALQTVTELTHNLLR